A single genomic interval of Pomacea canaliculata isolate SZHN2017 linkage group LG5, ASM307304v1, whole genome shotgun sequence harbors:
- the LOC112565089 gene encoding PRELI domain-containing protein 1, mitochondrial-like, translated as MGKFYATSVVYKWTWEQVAQGFWQRYPNPFSNHVLTEDVLSRHISGNCLYTRRLLTKTNAVPRWGERFIPGPRNICIVEESIVDPSARTITTYTRNTAMQHVMSVEEKCVYSISPENSKWTLCEKTAWVSSGVFGFGPAIMAFGLDRFKKNAAKASRGYEFVLERLFPTLQTHATNADSFKEKARKVAEVAKSKASTPIITARPQPS; from the exons ATGGGAAAGTTTTATGCTACGTCAGTTGTGTACAAGTGGACATGGGAGCAGGTTGCTCAAGGCTTTTGGCAACGGTATCCAAATCCATTCAG CAATCACGTACTTACTGAAGATGTGCTGTCACGACACATATCAGGAAATTGTCTTTACACTCGACGTCTCTTAACCAAGACTAATGCTGTGCCGCGCTGGGGAGAGCGCTTTATTCCTGGGCCTCGCAACATTTGCATTGTTGAGGAATCCATTGTGGATCCATCGGCACGTACTATCACAACATATACTCGCAACACTGCAATGCAGCATGTAAtg agCGTGGAAGAAAAGTGTGTGTACTCTATTAGCCCAGAAAATAGCAAGTGGACTCTTTGTGAAAAGACTGCTTGGGTTTCATCTGGTGTGTTTGGCTTTGGTCCTGCCATTATGGCTTTTGGCTTAGACcgctttaagaaaaatgcaGCGAAGGCAAGTCGGGGCTATGAGTTTGTTTTGGAGAGATTGTTCCCTACTTTGCAAACACATGCAACTAATGCTGATTCATTCAAAGAAAAAGCCCGGAAAGTTGCTGAAGTGGCAAAATCGAAAGCATCCACACCAATCATTACAGCTCGTCCTCAGCCATCCTAG
- the LOC112565121 gene encoding melanotransferrin-like, producing MGFQRTLVLIVIAVGTVIARDTRWCVVNRAEEAKCQKMKSVIQKMKRSNVTGHTPLPSDFMCVRRNDVFECMEAIELDDADLMTLDSGQGYFAGRQHNMMPIMAENYENVTNSKPTYYAVAMFRTNKPVSLDNLNEQRVCFPAIGTSAGWLYPISRLIRDQFIVVEECNAIVKAASTFFKQMCLPGALTSFYNPFGNNPTSVCELCSGQNEEFCTTSDTSGGFDGAFRCLAEGRGDLTFLRHDTIQLMTDPAYNIAQNVTYTPDQFRLVCPDRTTRSVDEYLTCNWGQISSNIIMTSAVRSADVIQGYKAFLTRAFEWFGPYGKYKSEFEIFRSNTTYDTDEFALTFSRKNQMFSDQTKRLEDVVGSTTYFEWVGNDFDNILDYMNACPSNAIRWCVISEAEKQKCESMMLALKAKDLRPELDCLYGKNTTTCMEMIYQGDADLINLDAGDVYLAGRRYGLVPIASEDYGDMSMKFKVVAVARKTDKHTTLFNMKDKRSCQPGIGRGDGWIVPLNIYIETEQFLPTDCSIFNNIGQLFVRSCIPGALDKEYNPNQTPISLCEGCAAGGYRKCLRNSDEQYFGSSGAFRCLVEKGGDVAFVRHLTVRDNTDGRNHAIWARNRRSDDYELMCKDGRRLNIDFFNQCHLGEVPANAIVTSGRKTTKQREIMWNLINYGQQFFSSDIDGDFHMFHSGNWYSDLLFTDAAVRLMKIPEDRQNYKTWLGENFIAQIENLQKYTCVNPDSASQFVPSLMLIILISVVAHFLS from the exons ATGGGTTTCCAACGTACGCTGGTACTTATAGTAATCGCTGTAGGCACAGTCATTGCAAGAG ACACAAGATGGTGCGTAGTGAACAGAGCAGAAGAAGCAAAATGTCAGAAGATGAAGAGTGTGATTCAGAAAATGAAGAGGAGTAATGTTACTGGTCATACCCCATTGCCATCTGATTTTATGTGTGTCAGAAGAAATGACGT ATTTGAATGCATGGAGGCAATAGAGTTGGATGATGCTGACCTCATGACACTGGACTCGGGTCAAGGTTATTTCGCAGGCAGACAGCACAACATGATGCCTATCATGgcagaaaattatgaaaatg TTACAAATAGCAAACCTACATACTACGCTGTGGCAATGTTTAGAACAAACAAACCTGTTTCTTTGGACAATTTGAATGAGCAGAGGGTCTGTTTTCCTG CCATAGGAACAAGTGCTGGATGGCTTTACCCTATATCACGTCTTATCCGTGATCAGTTCATTGTGGTGGAGGAGTGTAATGCCATTGTCAAAGCAGCTTCTACCTTCTTCAAACAGATGTGCCTTCCTGGAGCTTTGACTTCCTTTTACAATCCCTTTG GAAACAATCCAACCTCTGTATGTGAGCTGTGCTCGGGACAAAATGAGGAGTTTTGCACCACAAGTGATACCAGTGGAGGATTTGATGGGGCATTTCGTTGTTTGGCAGAGGGTCGAGGTGACCTGACATTTCTACGCCATGACACCATTCAGCTCATGACTGACCCAGCATATAATATTGCCCAGAATGTCACCTACACACCTGAT CAATTTCGTCTCGTGTGCCCAGACCGCACCACACGTTCTGTCGATGAGTATCTCACTTGTAACTGGGGACAGATATCTTCAAATATAATTATGACCTCAGCAGTGCGAAGTGCTGATGTTATCCAGGGCTATAAAGCTTTCCTTACCAGGGCTTTTGAATGGTTTGGTCCATATGGAAAGTACAAGTCGGAGTTTGAAATTTTTCGCTCGAATACTACCTATGACACAGATGAGTTTGCCCTAACCTTCAGTCGTAAGAACCAGATGTTTTCTGACCAAACCAAACGCTTGGAGGATGTTGTTGGTAGTACGACATACTTTGAGTGGGTTG GAAATGACTTTGATAACATTCTGGATTACATGAATGCTTGCCCATCAAATGCCATTCGGTGGTGTGTGATCTCGGAGGCAGAGAAGCAGAAATGTGAATCTATGATGCTGGCATTGAAAGCCAAGGACCTGAGGCCTGAACTGGACTGCTTGTATGGTAAAAACACCACAACCTGCATGGAGATGATATACCAAGGTGATGCTGACCTTATCAATCTGGATGCTGGGGATGTCTACCTTGCTGGCAG GAGATATGGTTTGGTGCCAATAGCATCTGAGGATTATGGAGACATGAGCATGAAATTTAAAGTTGTTGCTGTAGCAAGGAAGACAGACAAGCATACTACACTtttcaatatgaaag ACAAAAGATCCTGTCAGCCAGGAATTGGTCGTGGAGATGGTTGGATTGTGCCTCTGAACATCTACATTGAAACAGAGCAGTTTTTGCCTACAGATTGCAGTATCTTCAATAATATAG GACAACTCTTTGTAAGAAGCTGCATCCCAGGGGCACTGGATAAAGAGTATAACCCCAACCAAACTCCCATCAGCCTTTGTGAAGGGTGTGCAGCTGGAGGCTACCGCAAATGTCTGCGCAACAGTGATGAGCAGTACTTTGGTTCTAGTGGAGCTTTTCGGTGCCTTGTAGAAA agGGTGGTGATGTTGCTTTTGTGCGACATTTGACAGTGCGGGATAATACAGATGGACGAAACCATGCCATCTGGGCACGTAACCGTCGTTCAGATGACTATGAACTGATGTGTAAAGATGGGCGCAGACTGAATATTGACTTTTTCAATCAGTGTCATCTTGGAGAAGTTCCTGCCAATGCTATTGTAACATCAG gtcgtaaaacaacaaaacaaagggaAATCATGTGGAACCTCATTAATTATGGCCAGCAGTTCTTTTCTTCAGATAT TGATGGAGACTTTCACATGTTTCATTCGGGTAACTGGTACTCCGATTTGCTCTTCACTGATGCTGCCGTGCGGCTGATGAAGATTCCAGAAGATCgacaaaactacaaaacttgGCTTGGAGAAAATTTCATTGCTCAGATTGAAAACTTGCAAAAGTACACATGTGTCAACCCAGACAGTGCCTCCCAGTTTGTCCCAAGTCTGATGCTAATTATACTGATTTCAGTTGTGGCACACTTTCTGTCTTGA